Within Deltaproteobacteria bacterium, the genomic segment CGGCCCTTGAGGCCATCAGCCTTGGCAGTGTAGTGGTCGCCACCAACAGCCTGGGGATCGAAGACATCATCGATGACGGAGAAAACGGACTACTCGTCGAACCGGGAAACCCGCCGGCTCTGGCTGATAAAATCCGCATGGTCCTGGAGGATACTTCCCTGGAGGCGAGGCTTAGGGTGAAGGGTATCGAAAAAAGCAAGATCTTTTCATGGAAAGCGGCGACAGACCAACTGGAAAAACTGCTTTACGGTGGTTCTTAAACCATAGAGGAGTGGGATCCTCAGGGGATCTGACATCTTATACATAAGGATTCCGAAAATGGCTCTCATGGGAAAAATAGCTTACCTGGCGCCGGAGATTCCAGCCCTCTCCGCCACCTTCATCTTTAATGAAATCTTAGGGCTTGAAAAAAGGGGTTTCAAGGTCGTGCCGATCTCCGTCCATCGACCCGGGGATCCGGCCTGGGGAGAAGGGATCCCCGGACTCATGAAGCGGACCTGTTACCTGTACCAGCAATCCCGCGTGATCCCCACGACGGATGTTATCAAATGTTTCATGAAGAACCCCTTCTCCTTCTTCTCAACCTGGAGGATGTTTCTCTCTGACGCTCGGAAGATAGGCCTGAAAACCCGCTTAGGTTTCGGGCTGTTGTATCGTTTCTTCTTCTCCTGCAAGGTTGCCGAGATACTCAAAGGCGAGGGCTGCCGTCACCTTCACGCTCATTTCGCCCATGTCCCGGCGGACATCGCCATGTACGCCTCCGGGCTGGCGGGCATTCCTTTCACTTTTACAGCCCATGCGAATGATCTCTTTCAAAGGGCATGGCTGCTGCGGGAAAAAGTCGCCCGGGCCAAGGCATGTATCACCATTTCCAAATACAACAAAAGATTCCTGATGGCCCAGGGGGCCGAGGGGAGAAAGATACAGGTCGTACGATGCGGGGTCCGGGTGCAGGATCTTTTCCCGAAACGAAAAAGATCTCCTGAATCGCCCTATGTTATCGGCTCATGTGGGAGGCTCGTCGAAAAGAAGGGAATGGATGTTCTCATAAGGGCACTTGGGCTTCTTAAATCAAGAAGCACGAATTTTCGGCTGGAGATCGTGGGTGACGGCCCCCTCAGGGAAGCCTTAGGGGAGATGGCCATCGAGGAGCATATTCGTTCCAGCGTGATCTTCAAAGGCCCCATGTACCACGATGAGGTCCTGGACTGGCTCTCTCGACTGGATCTCTTCGTCCTGGCCTGCCGACGAGACCGCTTTGGGGACCAGGACGGCATTCCGGTAGCCCTTATGGAGGCCATGGCCGCAGGGGTCCCTGTGGTCTCAACAGGGATTTCGGGTATCGGAGAACTGATTGAAGACGGAAAAACCGGCCTTTTGGCCCGGGCGGGAGACCCGGTATCCCTTTATGAGAAGATCCGGTGGATGATGGAGAGCCCTCTTGCAGCCGGGAGGCTGGCCCGGGCGGCAAAACGCCATGTGGGACGGAAATTCAACGAGGATGCCAACCTGAACCGGCTTGCCGTCCTTTTCATGGGATGTGCTTCATGAAGGGAAACAGGGCCGGCATTGTCATCATCTCACCCGTAAAGGACGAGTCGGCCTATATCGGCCGGACCATCCGGTCGGTCCTGAATCAGACTTTCCGGCCCTCGGAGTGGGTGATCGTGGATGACGGTTCCGAGGACGACACGGCACGGCTTGTCCGCGAGATGACCCGGGGTCATGACTGGATCCGGCTCCTGAGAAAACCGGGCAGAAGTGAGCGGGCAGTCGGTCCCGGCGTTGTGGAGGCCTTCTATTTCGGTTACGAACGCATCAGGTGCCGCAATTACGAATACATCTGCAAGATGGACGGGGACCTTTCCTTCGGTTCCACCTATTTTGAACATCTGCTCCGGAAGTTCCGGGAAGACCCTCGTCTTGGGGCGGCCAGCGGAAAACTGTTCTTGTTTAGCGGAGACCATGGCCCGGTCGAGGAGCGCATCATCGATGAAAGCGTCCTGGGAGGACTCTTCCTTGCCAGGAGAAAATGCTTCGAAGATATCGGAGGATTTGTCCGGGAGGTGATGTGGGACGGCATCGCCTTTCATCGCTGCCGCATGGCCGGGTGGCGGACCCGGAGTTTCCGTGACCACGAACTCAGGATCATTCATCACCGCATGATGGGTTCATCCCACCGCAGCGTATTCAACGGTCGCATCAGGTGGGGACGGGGGCAATACTTCATGGGGACCCATCCCCTTTATATACTTGCAAGCGGTTGCTACCGCATGGCTGAAAAGCCTTATATCCTCGGAGGGCTCCTGATCATCGCCGGGTACTTCTTGGGATGGATCAAACGTCATGAAAGATACGGCTATCCGGGTTTTCGGGAATCTCTCAGGACCTGGCAACTTGAAAGGCTGAAACTATGGAAGCATATGGGACGTATGGGAACCCGGCCGAAAACCGATAAAGAGGAACGAACGATCCGTGATGGAAAACTTCTTCCGCAAGCGACTCCCGAACGAATGTCAATAAAGGAGATTTGATGGAGGGATCGAATCACACGGCGGGGACAGGCATGAAACAACTTTCGGTGATTATCATCAGTTACAACACACGCGATATCCTGAAGGAATGTCTTCGCCGCGTCATGGACTACGGGCGGGACCTTGACATGGAAACCATCGTGGTCGACAACGCATCGACCGACGGATCTCCCGTCATGGTCAGGAAAACTTTTCCCGAAGTCACCCTGATCACAAGTCCGAAGAACCTGGGTTTTGCCGCAGGAAACAACCTGGGCCTTAAACGGGCATCAGGTCGCTTTCTGCTTCTCCTCAACTCCGATGCCTACCTTATGCCCGGCGTGCTGCAATCGACCCTCCAGTGGATGAATACCCACCCCCGATGCGGGATACTGGGCGTGAAACTCACGGGAGAGGACGGCTCTCTTCAGCCTTCGGCAAGGAGGCTTCCCAACCCCTTGCGCAAACTGCTTACGATCAGCGGAGCCGCCGCCAGGTTTCCCGAGTCAAGAGTGCTTGGTGAAACCGACCATTCCGCGCAACGGCATGCAAAAACAAGAGAAACGGCCTGGGTGCCGGGGGCCTTTTTCCTGATAAGGAGGGAAGTCGTCGAGGATATCGGATTTCTGGATGAAAGGTATTTCCTTTATTTTGAAGAGATCGATTTCTGCCTGAGGGCCAGGCGGGCCGGGTGGAAAATCTTCTACTATCCCCATGCGAGGGTGATCCACCTGGGCGGGGAGAGCAGTAAGCGCACAAACAAACCTATAAGCCGAAGCGGCTGGCAGTTGATCCGGTACCGGCTGGAGAGCGAATTCCGCTATTACCGAAAGAACTTCGGATGTGTTTACGTTCTGGCTGCTGCAGGGACGGAATTCTTATGGCATTTCCTTGTCTGGACGAGAAACCGTTTGAACGGGATTCGACGGCGGGAAAAAACAGATCGGGCGTACTTTATGATGCGGGCCATTGTCAACACCTTGATCAGGGACCGGTTCGGCCTGG encodes:
- a CDS encoding glycosyltransferase family 2 protein, with amino-acid sequence MEGSNHTAGTGMKQLSVIIISYNTRDILKECLRRVMDYGRDLDMETIVVDNASTDGSPVMVRKTFPEVTLITSPKNLGFAAGNNLGLKRASGRFLLLLNSDAYLMPGVLQSTLQWMNTHPRCGILGVKLTGEDGSLQPSARRLPNPLRKLLTISGAAARFPESRVLGETDHSAQRHAKTRETAWVPGAFFLIRREVVEDIGFLDERYFLYFEEIDFCLRARRAGWKIFYYPHARVIHLGGESSKRTNKPISRSGWQLIRYRLESEFRYYRKNFGCVYVLAAAGTEFLWHFLVWTRNRLNGIRRREKTDRAYFMMRAIVNTLIRDRFGLGVSG
- a CDS encoding glycosyltransferase family 4 protein, translated to ALEAISLGSVVVATNSLGIEDIIDDGENGLLVEPGNPPALADKIRMVLEDTSLEARLRVKGIEKSKIFSWKAATDQLEKLLYGGS
- a CDS encoding glycosyltransferase family 2 protein — its product is MKGNRAGIVIISPVKDESAYIGRTIRSVLNQTFRPSEWVIVDDGSEDDTARLVREMTRGHDWIRLLRKPGRSERAVGPGVVEAFYFGYERIRCRNYEYICKMDGDLSFGSTYFEHLLRKFREDPRLGAASGKLFLFSGDHGPVEERIIDESVLGGLFLARRKCFEDIGGFVREVMWDGIAFHRCRMAGWRTRSFRDHELRIIHHRMMGSSHRSVFNGRIRWGRGQYFMGTHPLYILASGCYRMAEKPYILGGLLIIAGYFLGWIKRHERYGYPGFRESLRTWQLERLKLWKHMGRMGTRPKTDKEERTIRDGKLLPQATPERMSIKEI
- a CDS encoding glycosyltransferase — translated: MALMGKIAYLAPEIPALSATFIFNEILGLEKRGFKVVPISVHRPGDPAWGEGIPGLMKRTCYLYQQSRVIPTTDVIKCFMKNPFSFFSTWRMFLSDARKIGLKTRLGFGLLYRFFFSCKVAEILKGEGCRHLHAHFAHVPADIAMYASGLAGIPFTFTAHANDLFQRAWLLREKVARAKACITISKYNKRFLMAQGAEGRKIQVVRCGVRVQDLFPKRKRSPESPYVIGSCGRLVEKKGMDVLIRALGLLKSRSTNFRLEIVGDGPLREALGEMAIEEHIRSSVIFKGPMYHDEVLDWLSRLDLFVLACRRDRFGDQDGIPVALMEAMAAGVPVVSTGISGIGELIEDGKTGLLARAGDPVSLYEKIRWMMESPLAAGRLARAAKRHVGRKFNEDANLNRLAVLFMGCAS